A stretch of the Balneola vulgaris DSM 17893 genome encodes the following:
- a CDS encoding M14 family metallopeptidase, producing MKNIKTTLLTAFVFVLMLTSGSAKAQLTDGVFRAAGTPENPKVEATWNHYYNYKGISELTERIAKAHPKLAKRTSIGKSYEGRDIWMLTVSNFENGNPDRKPAIYIDGNIHSNEIQGTEMSLYTAWYLTESFGDVEFITELLNDKTFYIVPTINPDAREHFMTKANTASSPRSGLKPIDNDGDGLIDEDPMDDLNGDGHITMMRRKSDRGTFREDPTYPNRMIRVPRDEYGDYEMLGYEGLDNDGDGRINEDREGYYDPNRDWGWNWQPDYIQGGAHKYPFSLPETRAVKDFVMTRPNIAAAQSYHNSGGMLLRGPGVAEDIRTYNRQDVQVYDMLGRMGERLIPGYRYLVVYDDLYDVFGGELDWFYGVRGVFTFSNELWTSYQMFQTNDRKPTDSYEFDKYLLFGDATVKWEPYDHPQYGKIEIGGFKKNFGRAHPGFLLEQDAHRNMAFTIYHAYHTPKLEIDEITEKNLGGGLKEVTAVVTNTRLMPTHASIDVNNKIMPPNIISIEGATVEAGMIVNNRDLNQTTEQKNRPDRIEVNNIPGMSSVTVRWIISKGNNYTIKVDSQKGGVVTRKK from the coding sequence ATGAAGAATATTAAAACTACCCTACTTACTGCTTTTGTCTTTGTATTGATGTTGACCTCAGGGTCGGCAAAAGCGCAATTAACCGATGGTGTATTCAGAGCCGCTGGTACTCCTGAAAACCCAAAAGTTGAAGCAACTTGGAATCACTACTACAACTACAAAGGTATTAGTGAATTAACCGAGCGTATTGCGAAAGCACATCCGAAATTAGCAAAGCGTACTTCTATTGGTAAATCTTATGAAGGCCGTGACATTTGGATGCTAACCGTTTCTAACTTCGAAAACGGTAACCCAGATCGTAAACCTGCTATTTATATCGATGGAAACATCCATTCGAATGAGATTCAGGGAACGGAGATGTCGCTATATACCGCTTGGTATCTAACAGAGTCGTTCGGCGATGTGGAGTTCATTACAGAATTACTGAATGATAAGACCTTCTACATTGTGCCTACCATCAACCCAGATGCACGTGAGCACTTTATGACCAAAGCGAATACCGCTAGTTCACCACGTTCTGGTTTAAAACCTATTGATAACGATGGTGATGGCCTTATCGACGAAGATCCTATGGATGACTTAAATGGCGACGGTCATATTACCATGATGCGCCGCAAGAGTGATCGAGGAACCTTCCGTGAAGACCCAACTTATCCAAACCGCATGATTCGTGTACCACGTGATGAGTACGGTGATTACGAGATGTTAGGTTATGAAGGCTTAGATAACGATGGTGATGGCCGTATTAACGAAGATCGCGAGGGCTATTACGATCCTAACCGTGATTGGGGATGGAACTGGCAGCCTGATTACATCCAAGGTGGTGCACACAAGTATCCATTCTCATTACCAGAAACTCGCGCTGTTAAAGACTTCGTGATGACTCGCCCTAATATTGCCGCTGCACAAAGTTATCATAACTCTGGTGGAATGTTATTACGTGGCCCTGGTGTAGCTGAAGATATCCGTACTTACAATCGCCAAGATGTTCAAGTATATGATATGCTCGGCCGAATGGGAGAGCGCCTTATTCCAGGTTACCGCTACTTAGTAGTGTACGATGATCTGTATGATGTATTTGGTGGAGAGCTGGATTGGTTCTATGGAGTTCGTGGAGTATTCACCTTCTCGAACGAGCTTTGGACTAGCTACCAAATGTTCCAAACTAACGACCGTAAGCCTACCGATTCATACGAATTCGACAAGTACTTATTATTTGGTGATGCTACTGTAAAGTGGGAGCCATATGATCATCCTCAGTACGGCAAGATTGAAATTGGCGGATTCAAGAAAAACTTTGGACGTGCTCATCCTGGCTTTTTGCTAGAGCAAGATGCACATCGTAACATGGCATTTACTATTTACCATGCTTATCACACTCCAAAACTTGAAATCGACGAGATTACAGAAAAGAACTTAGGGGGTGGCTTAAAAGAAGTAACCGCTGTAGTAACTAACACTCGTTTGATGCCAACACATGCAAGTATTGATGTAAATAATAAAATCATGCCTCCGAATATCATCAGCATCGAAGGTGCTACTGTTGAAGCGGGTATGATTGTGAATAACAGAGATCTGAATCAAACTACGGAACAAAAGAATCGCCCAGACCGCATAGAGGTGAACAATATTCCTGGAATGAGTTCAGTAACGGTACGTTGGATTATTAGCAAGGGTAATAACTATACCATTAAAGTTGATAGCCAAAAAGGTGGTGTAGTTACTCGTAAGAAGTAA
- the gltX gene encoding glutamate--tRNA ligase, producing MSVRVRFAPSPTGFLHIGGLRTALYNYLFARHHGGTFVLRIEDTDQSRYVEGAEADIIRSLEWAGMTIDEGPTNPGGVGPYRQSERKEMYLEYAKQLIESDNAYYAFDTPEEIDEMRERLKKSGNPSPSYDSITRQSMKNSLTLSKDEVEKRLANGDDYVVRLKVPRRETVKFEDLIRGIVSFDTAGLDDQVLMKSDGMPTYHLANVVDDHTMGITHVIRGEEWLSSAPKHMLLYKAFGWEAPTMAHLPLIMSPSGGKLSKRKAESEGIPVNTKDYISGNYEPEALINFLAYLGWSPGDDSEIHDMKELCKLFTLDRVSKGGAVFNYKKLMWYNEHYIRETSVEELQPRVKVLAEEMGFDTKSDAYLKTVVKLLHERVSKIDEFVSMGSFFFEAPKEYDEKAVKKWKDDSADLVKAWTEKVDALSEEEFKAATLKSKLEETIEEHEVGFGKLMMPLRIAVTGQGFGPDLFESLELLGKEEVMERIETALKRLD from the coding sequence ATGAGCGTTCGCGTACGTTTTGCTCCATCTCCAACAGGATTCTTACATATTGGTGGACTTAGAACCGCCCTTTATAATTACTTATTTGCTAGACATCACGGAGGGACTTTTGTTCTTCGTATAGAGGATACGGATCAATCGCGCTATGTAGAAGGTGCAGAGGCGGATATCATTCGTTCACTTGAATGGGCAGGAATGACTATCGATGAAGGTCCAACAAATCCCGGCGGAGTTGGCCCATATCGCCAAAGCGAGCGTAAAGAAATGTACTTGGAATACGCTAAGCAGTTGATTGAAAGTGACAACGCTTATTACGCATTTGATACCCCAGAAGAAATTGATGAGATGCGTGAACGACTTAAGAAGTCAGGGAATCCATCTCCGAGCTATGATTCTATTACACGTCAGTCGATGAAAAACAGCTTAACGTTGTCTAAGGATGAAGTTGAAAAGCGCTTAGCAAACGGTGATGATTATGTAGTTCGTTTGAAAGTGCCTCGCCGTGAAACGGTTAAGTTTGAAGATTTAATTCGTGGAATTGTTTCTTTTGATACGGCAGGTTTAGATGATCAAGTGTTGATGAAATCAGATGGTATGCCCACATATCACTTAGCAAATGTTGTGGATGATCATACAATGGGTATTACTCATGTGATTAGAGGAGAAGAATGGTTGAGTTCAGCTCCTAAGCATATGCTTCTGTATAAAGCTTTTGGTTGGGAAGCACCTACGATGGCTCATTTGCCGTTAATCATGTCGCCAAGTGGTGGTAAGCTTTCAAAAAGAAAAGCCGAAAGCGAAGGTATTCCAGTAAATACGAAAGATTATATCTCAGGAAACTATGAGCCTGAAGCGCTCATCAATTTCCTAGCTTATTTAGGATGGAGCCCAGGTGATGACTCTGAGATTCATGATATGAAAGAACTGTGTAAGCTCTTTACGCTTGATAGAGTGAGCAAAGGCGGTGCGGTATTTAACTACAAGAAACTGATGTGGTATAACGAGCATTATATCCGTGAGACTTCCGTTGAGGAGTTACAGCCACGTGTAAAAGTGCTTGCAGAAGAAATGGGCTTTGATACTAAAAGTGATGCGTACCTCAAAACAGTGGTTAAACTACTTCACGAACGTGTATCCAAAATTGATGAATTCGTTTCTATGGGCTCGTTCTTCTTCGAAGCTCCAAAAGAGTATGATGAAAAAGCCGTTAAGAAATGGAAGGACGATAGCGCTGACTTAGTAAAAGCGTGGACGGAAAAAGTAGATGCGCTTTCAGAAGAGGAATTCAAAGCAGCAACATTAAAGTCTAAGCTTGAAGAAACTATTGAAGAGCATGAAGTTGGTTTCGGAAAGCTGATGATGCCATTACGTATTGCCGTTACAGGTCAAGGCTTTGGTCCAGATTTATTTGAATCGCTTGAGCTACTTGGTAAGGAAGAAGTAATGGAGCGCATTGAAACGGCATTAAAGCGTTTAGATTAA
- a CDS encoding WbqC family protein has product MQLALLTPQFAPNLFDLASMLKADQIVFTDVEKWSRKGRTHRAEILGEQGKQWINLPILSEDRKKAIKDVRLDHSQRWFDPLWNAIAHNYKEATWFDYFEDELLADLKYAEECEYLLEFNLYFFDRMCRYLEIELHYELGSKVEGYSTYPDEIAANIGADVVFLEHESKNYQRPSRQYEIALTDKQHPIYPQCYNGFEKGCSVLDLMLNVGPECFKLLDQLTKPTPQ; this is encoded by the coding sequence GTGCAATTAGCGCTCTTAACCCCACAATTTGCTCCTAATTTATTTGATTTAGCTTCCATGCTTAAAGCCGATCAAATTGTATTCACGGATGTAGAAAAATGGTCTAGGAAAGGGCGCACACATCGTGCTGAGATATTGGGAGAGCAAGGCAAGCAGTGGATTAACTTGCCCATATTGAGTGAAGATCGAAAGAAAGCGATTAAGGATGTTCGTCTCGATCATAGCCAACGTTGGTTCGACCCACTATGGAATGCCATTGCTCATAATTACAAAGAGGCAACCTGGTTCGATTATTTTGAGGATGAACTTTTAGCTGATTTAAAGTATGCGGAAGAATGTGAATACTTGCTTGAATTCAATCTTTACTTCTTCGACCGGATGTGTAGATATTTGGAAATTGAACTCCACTATGAATTGGGTAGTAAGGTTGAAGGATATAGTACCTACCCTGATGAAATAGCTGCGAACATCGGTGCGGATGTCGTTTTTTTAGAACACGAATCTAAAAACTACCAACGGCCATCTCGTCAATATGAAATTGCCTTAACAGATAAGCAGCATCCTATCTACCCCCAATGTTACAATGGCTTTGAGAAAGGCTGTTCGGTGCTAGACCTCATGCTTAATGTAGGGCCAGAATGCTTTAAGCTATTGGATCAATTAACAAAACCAACACCTCAGTAA
- a CDS encoding SLC13 family permease, whose protein sequence is MQNKGKKYTGILVGLGVFVAMLLLPSPEGLSDAAWKVAAVTTLMGIWWITEAISIPATALLPIVLFPILGVTSISEATTPYANPLIFLFMGGFVIALAMEKWNLHRRIAIRIVHAVGVNPSSIIIGFILASAFLSMWVSNTATAVMMLPIAVSILELVSKERSPDSGKHNFEVVLVLSIAYACNIGGMGTIIGTPPNALLAGFMLENYGIEISFLDWMLIGLPIILVTLPLMYWLLAKVIYPIRLKELPGGKAFIQQELNRLGTISKQEQRVAYVFVGAAVLWMFRPLLSDILPGLSDAGIAILASVLLFMIPASHSKHTFILNWTDTKSLPWGVLILFGGGLSMASAIKTTGLAAWIGSGIATLGSWPVWVFVFLVVALMIFLTEMTSNTASTATFLPILASVALGLGENPLLLAIPTVLAASCAFMLPVATPPNAIVYGSGRVSIPEMTKAGLWLNTLFILLLSIAALTLIKWVFEIELGVIPTWAQ, encoded by the coding sequence ATGCAAAATAAGGGAAAAAAGTATACAGGGATACTTGTAGGATTAGGGGTGTTCGTAGCGATGTTGCTGCTACCAAGCCCAGAAGGATTAAGTGATGCTGCTTGGAAAGTGGCTGCCGTAACTACTTTAATGGGGATTTGGTGGATTACCGAAGCCATCTCCATTCCGGCAACCGCTCTACTTCCAATTGTATTATTTCCAATTTTAGGTGTTACTAGCATTAGTGAGGCTACTACTCCATACGCCAACCCTTTGATCTTTTTATTTATGGGTGGTTTTGTGATTGCACTAGCCATGGAGAAATGGAATCTGCACCGAAGGATTGCCATTCGCATTGTTCACGCAGTGGGAGTAAACCCTTCGTCCATCATAATTGGTTTTATCCTAGCCTCCGCATTTTTAAGTATGTGGGTAAGTAATACGGCTACAGCTGTGATGATGCTTCCTATTGCAGTTTCAATACTGGAACTGGTTTCAAAAGAACGTAGCCCGGATTCAGGGAAGCATAACTTTGAAGTAGTATTGGTACTCAGTATAGCTTATGCCTGTAATATTGGAGGGATGGGAACCATTATCGGAACACCACCAAATGCATTACTTGCTGGCTTCATGCTTGAAAATTATGGTATTGAAATAAGCTTCCTTGATTGGATGCTGATAGGCTTACCTATAATATTGGTGACTTTACCGTTAATGTATTGGTTGCTCGCAAAAGTGATATATCCCATTCGACTTAAAGAGTTGCCAGGGGGAAAAGCATTTATTCAGCAAGAACTGAATCGGTTAGGAACTATTAGTAAGCAAGAACAGCGAGTGGCTTATGTGTTTGTAGGTGCGGCTGTGTTATGGATGTTTCGTCCATTGTTAAGTGATATCCTTCCCGGACTTTCTGATGCGGGCATTGCCATTCTTGCGAGTGTATTACTCTTTATGATTCCAGCTTCACACAGTAAGCATACTTTTATATTGAATTGGACCGACACGAAGTCCTTACCATGGGGAGTGCTCATTTTATTTGGTGGTGGACTCAGTATGGCTTCCGCTATAAAAACTACAGGACTGGCGGCATGGATAGGATCGGGAATAGCCACATTGGGCAGCTGGCCTGTTTGGGTGTTTGTATTCTTAGTGGTGGCATTGATGATCTTCTTAACCGAAATGACGAGCAATACGGCCTCCACGGCTACTTTTTTACCAATATTGGCATCAGTGGCCTTAGGGCTTGGGGAAAACCCATTGTTGCTAGCCATTCCAACCGTGTTGGCAGCAAGTTGCGCGTTCATGCTACCCGTAGCAACTCCACCCAATGCGATTGTTTATGGAAGTGGTAGGGTTAGCATTCCAGAGATGACGAAAGCAGGACTATGGCTTAATACACTCTTCATCTTACTATTATCTATTGCAGCACTGACTTTAATAAAGTGGGTGTTTGAAATAGAGCTCGGTGTAATACCAACTTGGGCACAGTAA
- a CDS encoding sodium:solute symporter — protein sequence MHWIDWVVLSLFLLYTIWDGTRRGKDSENIEGYLLAGRNMPWWAAGLSIMATQASAITFIGTTGIAYVEDMRFVQVYLAIPFAMILICMFLVPFFSKMKAFTAYEVLEERFGLKTRLTTSGLFLISRGLALGAVIAAPSYVLALLLNLPLSITILIIGFIATLYTMYGGVAGVIQTDVKQMSVMVFGLVFSFLVIMVEMPDDVGMSDALYLAGSLDKLTALDLNFDLSEKYNVWSGVIAALFLMLSYFGTDQTQVQRYLTTSSVGEARKSLLLSAYAKVPMQFFILLLGVMMYVFFVFQPAPISFRATEPIAQTEQQVAASSQIAQEYQQALEAREAAAMKAVKNRNEVAQQAFVEADAAFNEIRAKDLALQAEIRQTDVNDTNYIFPYFILKYIPIGLVGLIVAGIFAAAMSSIDSELNALTTVSIVDWYKRLRPDDPGETHFLKSSRSVTVMWGVIATFSALMLGETKSIIELINQIGSYFYGSILGVFILLLWVKKANGTGALLGLISGMLSVFTFDRLFFNVNTSDYSFFFPWTQVPEGYSKAIEFLWLNPLGAFVVVVVGVLISLAFPKKGKSQYSFILIL from the coding sequence ATGCATTGGATCGACTGGGTAGTACTTTCGCTATTTTTACTCTACACCATTTGGGACGGTACTCGACGAGGCAAAGACTCTGAGAATATTGAAGGCTACTTATTAGCTGGCCGAAACATGCCTTGGTGGGCCGCTGGGCTTTCCATCATGGCTACACAAGCATCCGCCATTACTTTTATTGGAACCACAGGAATAGCCTACGTCGAAGATATGCGCTTTGTGCAAGTGTACTTAGCTATTCCATTCGCCATGATATTAATCTGCATGTTCTTGGTGCCATTCTTCTCAAAGATGAAAGCCTTTACGGCCTATGAGGTACTCGAAGAACGGTTTGGATTAAAAACACGCCTCACAACAAGTGGGCTATTCTTAATTTCTCGTGGGCTTGCACTTGGTGCCGTAATCGCTGCTCCTAGCTATGTATTAGCATTATTATTAAACCTACCACTTAGCATCACCATTCTCATTATTGGTTTTATTGCAACGCTTTATACGATGTATGGCGGGGTAGCCGGGGTAATTCAAACCGATGTTAAGCAGATGTCGGTGATGGTATTTGGTCTTGTATTCAGTTTTCTAGTAATCATGGTTGAGATGCCAGATGATGTAGGCATGAGTGATGCTCTTTACCTTGCAGGTAGCTTAGACAAGCTCACCGCCTTAGATCTCAACTTTGATTTGAGTGAGAAGTACAATGTGTGGAGTGGTGTAATTGCTGCACTCTTTTTAATGCTCTCCTATTTCGGTACCGACCAAACTCAAGTTCAGCGGTATCTTACTACGAGTAGCGTAGGCGAGGCAAGAAAATCATTGCTTTTATCGGCCTATGCTAAAGTACCTATGCAGTTCTTCATCTTACTGCTTGGGGTAATGATGTATGTATTTTTTGTATTTCAACCTGCTCCAATTTCCTTCCGAGCAACCGAACCCATCGCTCAAACCGAACAACAAGTTGCTGCTAGTTCACAGATAGCTCAAGAATATCAGCAAGCATTAGAGGCACGTGAAGCGGCTGCAATGAAGGCGGTTAAAAATCGAAACGAGGTTGCTCAACAAGCTTTTGTTGAAGCCGATGCTGCATTTAATGAAATCCGAGCCAAAGATTTAGCGCTTCAAGCTGAAATTCGCCAAACCGATGTAAACGATACCAATTACATCTTCCCATATTTCATCTTAAAGTATATCCCCATCGGATTAGTTGGCTTGATTGTAGCGGGTATATTCGCGGCGGCGATGAGTAGTATTGATAGTGAGTTGAATGCCTTAACTACCGTTTCCATTGTGGATTGGTATAAACGACTTCGCCCCGATGATCCTGGTGAAACCCATTTCCTAAAATCTTCTAGATCTGTAACAGTGATGTGGGGTGTAATTGCTACTTTTTCAGCTCTTATGCTCGGCGAAACCAAATCCATCATTGAGCTTATCAATCAAATTGGTAGCTATTTCTATGGCTCAATTCTCGGAGTCTTCATCCTATTACTATGGGTAAAGAAAGCTAATGGAACCGGTGCTCTCCTTGGCCTGATTTCAGGGATGTTATCTGTTTTTACTTTCGACCGATTATTCTTCAATGTCAATACCAGCGACTACTCTTTCTTCTTCCCTTGGACTCAAGTTCCTGAAGGTTATTCAAAAGCCATTGAGTTTTTATGGCTGAACCCGCTTGGTGCCTTTGTAGTAGTTGTAGTTGGGGTTTTAATCAGTTTAGCTTTCCCTAAGAAGGGGAAATCCCAATACTCTTTTATATTAATTTTATAA
- a CDS encoding WD40/YVTN/BNR-like repeat-containing protein has product MKRVLKISLLMLVTVSCGLINGDKGSEKLKLPPYLLFEKKQLPISVFRGTNLIDGEIVHIFGDEKWLESTNHGMTFSINYNPDGVRFTKVLEFNDTYYALGSHAVNHPQFGDVDSLPFIFGNTNSIFVSDDAETWEQMIRMENMRDFIFQDDTLLHMGTDGGITTLNMVSDSSRVRLFYSSKLFDLINDFHITKTGTILAGCHDGIFRSTDRGENWERTSRPEISKNDDSIDHFYRSKDSIYAVGTKIHVSNDDGITWNQVEYGFTNEEGDFIEIGGEGVFITESGYIYSATYYGLLISRIEEPKNSTFILEHPIDNNDLTYSKYDEILAFKNGDIIVFDETLNQYQRGIKLMESSFWD; this is encoded by the coding sequence ATGAAAAGAGTTTTAAAAATATCCCTCCTTATGCTTGTAACGGTTAGTTGCGGCTTGATTAATGGTGATAAAGGCTCAGAAAAATTAAAGCTTCCTCCCTATTTACTGTTTGAAAAAAAACAATTGCCAATCTCAGTGTTCAGGGGTACAAATCTAATTGATGGAGAAATTGTTCATATTTTTGGAGATGAAAAGTGGTTAGAATCTACCAACCATGGGATGACTTTTAGCATTAACTACAATCCTGATGGGGTGAGGTTTACTAAAGTCTTAGAATTTAATGACACTTATTATGCATTAGGTTCCCATGCCGTTAATCATCCTCAATTTGGGGACGTTGATTCCTTACCATTTATATTTGGAAACACGAACAGCATTTTTGTATCTGACGATGCAGAGACTTGGGAGCAAATGATAAGAATGGAGAATATGAGGGATTTCATTTTTCAAGATGATACCCTGTTACATATGGGTACTGATGGAGGTATAACTACATTAAATATGGTCTCTGATTCATCTCGTGTGAGGTTATTTTATTCTTCAAAGCTGTTTGACCTAATAAATGATTTCCATATCACAAAGACAGGGACAATTCTTGCTGGTTGCCATGATGGTATATTTAGATCTACTGATAGAGGGGAGAACTGGGAAAGAACTTCTAGGCCAGAAATATCAAAAAATGATGACAGTATAGATCATTTCTATAGGTCAAAGGATAGTATTTATGCTGTTGGTACAAAAATACATGTTTCGAATGATGATGGAATTACATGGAATCAAGTAGAATATGGCTTTACAAATGAGGAAGGAGATTTTATTGAAATAGGTGGAGAAGGAGTCTTTATTACCGAATCTGGATATATATATTCTGCGACTTATTATGGTCTTCTTATTTCAAGAATAGAAGAACCAAAAAATTCAACATTCATCTTAGAACATCCTATAGATAATAATGACTTAACCTATTCTAAATATGATGAAATATTAGCATTTAAGAATGGAGATATTATAGTGTTTGATGAAACACTGAATCAATATCAGCGAGGTATAAAGTTAATGGAGTCTTCTTTCTGGGATTGA